A window of Amycolatopsis australiensis contains these coding sequences:
- a CDS encoding YceI family protein → MTSATTYPQLTGEYTLDAAHSRIGFVARHAMVTKVRGSFNEFAGTATIDGDNPEKSSVQVTIQAHSIDTRNADRDAHLKGNDFLSMDEYPQITFTSTGIKQTGDTSFDVTGDLTIKGVTRPVTIPFEFEGSAKDPFGNDRIGFEGSTTINRKDFGVTWNAALETGGVLVSDKVTLEFEISAIKNA, encoded by the coding sequence ATGACCAGCGCGACCACTTACCCCCAGCTGACCGGTGAGTACACCCTGGACGCCGCCCACTCGCGGATCGGGTTCGTCGCCCGGCACGCGATGGTGACCAAGGTCCGCGGCAGCTTCAACGAGTTCGCCGGCACCGCGACGATCGACGGGGACAACCCGGAGAAGTCGTCGGTCCAGGTCACGATCCAGGCGCACAGCATCGACACGCGCAACGCCGACCGCGACGCCCACCTCAAGGGCAACGACTTCCTGTCGATGGACGAGTACCCGCAGATCACGTTCACCTCGACCGGGATCAAGCAGACCGGGGACACGAGCTTCGACGTGACGGGCGACCTGACGATCAAGGGTGTCACCCGCCCGGTCACCATCCCGTTCGAGTTCGAAGGCTCGGCGAAGGACCCGTTCGGCAACGACCGGATCGGCTTCGAGGGCTCGACCACGATCAACCGCAAGGACTTCGGCGTCACCTGGAACGCCGCTCTCGAGACCGGCGGCGTGCTGGTGAGCGACAAGGTCACCCTGGAGTTCGAGATCTCGGCGATCAAGAACGCCTGA
- a CDS encoding MarR family winged helix-turn-helix transcriptional regulator, which produces MGDLAPLDAGEAAFWRSLIRVTTMLPRALEDQFLPETGLTVSDYGVLVALSEAPGHLLRISALAATTALSLSRISRVVDDLTRRGLVEKRRCAEDGRASNAVLTAAGLAKLEAAYPGHLARVRASVFDRLSAEDVRAAGPVLARLAAALDTTAPTDDC; this is translated from the coding sequence ATGGGTGATCTGGCTCCGCTCGACGCGGGGGAAGCCGCGTTCTGGCGGTCGCTGATCCGGGTGACGACGATGCTGCCACGGGCGCTGGAAGACCAGTTCCTGCCGGAGACGGGCCTGACCGTCTCGGACTACGGCGTGCTCGTCGCGCTGTCCGAAGCACCCGGCCACCTGCTGCGCATCTCGGCGCTGGCGGCGACGACCGCGTTGTCGCTCAGCCGGATCAGCCGGGTGGTCGACGACCTCACCCGCCGCGGGCTGGTCGAGAAGCGCCGCTGCGCCGAAGACGGGCGCGCCTCCAACGCCGTGCTGACCGCGGCCGGATTGGCCAAACTGGAAGCGGCCTACCCGGGCCACCTGGCCCGCGTGCGGGCGTCGGTGTTCGACCGCCTGAGCGCCGAGGACGTCCGCGCGGCCGGGCCGGTGCTGGCCCGGCTGGCCGCGGCACTGGACACCACTGCCCCGACCGACGACTGCTGA
- a CDS encoding glutathione S-transferase family protein: MSDKGEYQRDLNYLPDRITADGRDGWPVEPGRYRLVVARACPWANRAVIVRRLLGLEPVLSMGIAGPVHDERSWSFDLDPGGRDPVLGIERLQEAFFKRDPDYPRGITVPAFVDIPSGKVVTNDFAQMTLDMSTEWTAYHREGAPELYPEKLRDEIDDVAQQVFTDVNNAVYQAGFAQSQDAYERAYRKLFARLDWLSERLANRRYLVGDTITEADIRLFTTLVRFDAVYHGHFKCNRQKLTELPVLWAYTRDLFQTPGFGDTIDFAQIKEHYYVVHENVNPTGIVPLGPDVSGWLTPHHREELGGRPFGDGTPPGPPPAAERVPAL; this comes from the coding sequence ATGAGCGACAAGGGCGAGTACCAGCGGGACCTGAACTACCTCCCGGACCGCATCACCGCCGACGGCCGGGACGGCTGGCCGGTCGAGCCCGGCCGCTACCGGCTGGTCGTCGCCCGCGCCTGCCCGTGGGCCAACCGCGCGGTGATCGTGCGGCGGCTGCTCGGCCTCGAGCCGGTGCTGTCGATGGGCATCGCCGGGCCGGTGCACGACGAGCGCAGCTGGAGCTTCGACCTCGACCCGGGCGGCCGCGACCCGGTGCTCGGCATCGAACGGCTGCAGGAAGCGTTCTTCAAGCGCGACCCGGACTACCCGCGCGGCATCACGGTGCCGGCGTTCGTCGACATCCCGAGCGGCAAGGTCGTCACCAACGACTTCGCGCAGATGACGCTCGACATGTCCACCGAGTGGACCGCCTACCACCGCGAAGGCGCGCCGGAGCTGTACCCGGAGAAGCTGCGTGACGAGATCGACGACGTCGCGCAGCAGGTGTTCACCGACGTCAACAACGCGGTCTACCAGGCCGGGTTCGCCCAGTCCCAGGACGCCTACGAACGCGCCTACCGGAAGCTGTTCGCCCGGCTGGACTGGCTGTCGGAGCGGCTGGCGAACCGGCGGTACCTGGTCGGCGACACGATCACCGAAGCGGACATCCGGCTGTTCACCACGCTGGTGCGCTTCGACGCCGTCTACCACGGTCACTTCAAGTGCAACCGGCAGAAGCTCACCGAGCTGCCGGTGCTGTGGGCCTACACCCGCGACCTGTTCCAGACCCCCGGGTTCGGCGACACGATCGACTTCGCGCAGATCAAGGAGCACTACTACGTGGTGCACGAGAACGTGAACCCGACCGGGATCGTGCCGCTCGGCCCGGACGTCTCCGGCTGGCTGACCCCGCACCACCGCGAGGAGCTGGGCGGCCGCCCGTTCGGCGACGGCACCCCGCCGGGACCGCCGCCGGCGGCCGAGCGGGTGCCCGCGCTCTGA
- a CDS encoding SDR family NAD(P)-dependent oxidoreductase, whose translation MERLRDRRILVTGAGSGIGRATTLRLLDEGAKVVATDVTGLDGLPEVPGLTTAALDVADETSAAAGTAFAVEALGGLDVLVNAAGILLASHTHETSLELWNRVLAVNLTGTFLVTRAALPALLESGRGVVVNFSSTSASFAHPYMAAYCASKGGIQAFTHSLALEYSKQGLRAVSVAPGSVKSGITDSALSWLPQDIDVSLFGRLLPILPTDLTTEAGNPVAPPEAVAGVVAMLASDDGAFITGTEIRVDGGTHT comes from the coding sequence ATGGAACGCCTGCGCGATCGCCGCATCCTGGTCACCGGCGCCGGTTCCGGCATCGGCCGGGCCACCACGCTGCGCCTGCTGGACGAAGGGGCGAAGGTCGTCGCCACCGACGTCACGGGCCTCGACGGCCTGCCGGAGGTCCCCGGCCTGACGACGGCCGCCCTGGACGTGGCCGACGAGACCTCGGCCGCCGCGGGAACCGCCTTCGCGGTCGAGGCGCTGGGCGGGCTGGACGTGCTGGTCAACGCGGCCGGGATCCTCCTGGCGTCGCACACGCACGAGACGTCGCTGGAGCTGTGGAACCGCGTGCTGGCGGTGAACCTGACGGGCACGTTCCTGGTGACGCGCGCGGCCCTGCCGGCCCTGCTCGAGAGCGGCCGGGGCGTGGTGGTGAACTTCAGCTCGACGTCCGCGTCGTTCGCCCACCCGTACATGGCGGCGTACTGCGCGAGCAAGGGCGGCATCCAGGCGTTCACGCACTCGCTGGCGCTGGAGTACAGCAAGCAGGGGCTGCGCGCGGTGAGCGTCGCGCCGGGGAGCGTGAAGAGCGGCATCACGGACTCGGCGCTGAGCTGGCTGCCGCAGGACATCGACGTCTCGCTGTTCGGCCGCCTGCTGCCGATCCTGCCGACGGACCTGACGACGGAGGCGGGCAACCCGGTGGCCCCACCGGAGGCGGTGGCGGGCGTGGTGGCGATGCTGGCCTCGGACGACGGCGCGTTCATCACGGGCACGGAAATCCGCGTCGACGGCGGCACGCACACCTGA
- a CDS encoding epoxide hydrolase family protein, translating into MDPFRIDVPQAGLDELRHRLARTRWPGELPDAGWAYGVSQPYLAELAEYWRTGYDWRAHEARLNAFPQSTTVIDGQRVHFLHVRSPEPGATPLLLTHGWPSTVADFLGILGPLTDPRAHGGDPADAFHVVAPSVPGFAFSGPTTERGWNTRRIARAWAELMRRLGYERYGAQGGDFGSIVSPELGRTAPEAVLGVHVNAVANAGVPTAPGDLARLSEADRERARENQAWWYAHSGYATQMATRPQTLAYALNDSPAGQLAWNLEWFVGWDPTATDQTPVDRDAILTNVTIFWLTGTAGSAARLYLEAAHDGWGERPEPSGVPTAVANFRGDHAIRGLAALSNRITRWSEYDTGGHFASLQAPDVLVRDIREFFREL; encoded by the coding sequence ATGGACCCCTTCCGCATCGACGTCCCGCAGGCCGGCCTCGACGAGCTGCGCCACCGGCTCGCCCGCACCCGGTGGCCGGGTGAACTGCCCGACGCCGGCTGGGCGTACGGCGTCAGCCAGCCCTACCTCGCCGAGCTCGCCGAATACTGGCGCACCGGGTACGACTGGCGGGCGCACGAGGCACGGCTCAACGCGTTCCCGCAGTCCACGACCGTGATCGACGGCCAGCGCGTGCACTTCCTGCACGTCCGCTCGCCCGAGCCGGGCGCGACGCCGCTGCTGCTCACCCACGGCTGGCCGAGCACGGTAGCCGACTTCCTCGGCATCCTCGGGCCGCTCACCGACCCGCGCGCCCACGGCGGCGACCCGGCGGACGCGTTCCACGTCGTCGCGCCGTCGGTGCCCGGCTTCGCGTTCTCCGGGCCGACCACCGAGCGGGGCTGGAACACGCGCCGGATCGCCCGGGCGTGGGCCGAGCTGATGCGCCGGCTGGGCTACGAGCGCTACGGCGCCCAGGGCGGCGACTTCGGCAGCATCGTCTCCCCCGAGCTGGGCCGCACCGCGCCGGAGGCGGTGCTGGGCGTGCACGTCAACGCCGTGGCCAACGCCGGCGTCCCGACCGCGCCGGGCGACCTCGCCCGGCTGTCCGAAGCGGACCGCGAGCGGGCGCGGGAGAACCAGGCGTGGTGGTACGCCCACTCCGGCTACGCGACGCAGATGGCCACCCGGCCGCAGACACTCGCCTACGCGCTCAACGACTCCCCGGCCGGACAGCTGGCGTGGAACCTGGAGTGGTTCGTCGGCTGGGATCCCACGGCGACGGACCAGACGCCGGTGGACCGCGACGCGATACTGACGAACGTGACGATCTTCTGGCTGACGGGCACGGCCGGCTCGGCGGCGCGGCTGTACCTGGAGGCGGCCCACGACGGCTGGGGCGAGCGCCCGGAGCCGTCGGGCGTGCCGACCGCGGTGGCGAATTTCCGCGGCGACCACGCGATCCGCGGCCTGGCCGCACTGTCGAACCGGATCACCCGCTGGTCGGAGTACGACACCGGCGGGCACTTCGCGTCGCTGCAGGCGCCGGACGTGCTGGTCCGCGACATCCGGGAGTTCTTCCGGGAGCTGTAG
- a CDS encoding TetR family transcriptional regulator C-terminal domain-containing protein: MRDVVAHAEAPRGSLQHYFPGGKDQLIGEAVAWAGDYAARRVARLAAKLTDPAPGRLFEAMAAQWRDEFTAQGFDAGCPLVATVADTAATSDGLREAVAKAFDGWQRPVAATLEELGVPASRSTSLAVLMLSTLEGAIVLARAHRSVAPLDTVVAELRPLLDGAAVKRRRRAGAGE; this comes from the coding sequence ATGCGGGACGTGGTGGCGCACGCCGAGGCGCCCCGGGGGTCGCTCCAGCACTACTTCCCGGGCGGTAAGGACCAGCTGATCGGCGAAGCGGTGGCGTGGGCAGGCGACTACGCCGCCCGCCGCGTCGCGCGCCTGGCCGCGAAGCTCACCGACCCGGCCCCGGGCCGGCTGTTCGAGGCGATGGCCGCCCAATGGCGCGACGAGTTCACGGCCCAGGGGTTCGACGCGGGCTGCCCGCTGGTGGCGACGGTGGCGGACACGGCGGCCACGAGCGACGGCCTGCGCGAAGCGGTGGCGAAAGCGTTCGACGGCTGGCAACGCCCGGTCGCGGCGACGCTGGAGGAGCTGGGCGTGCCGGCGAGCCGCAGTACGTCACTGGCGGTGCTGATGCTGAGCACGCTGGAAGGGGCGATCGTGCTGGCCCGCGCGCATCGGAGCGTGGCCCCGCTCGACACGGTCGTGGCGGAGCTGCGTCCCCTGCTGGACGGCGCCGCGGTGAAGCGGCGCCGCCGCGCCGGGGCGGGGGAGTAG
- a CDS encoding GNAT family N-acetyltransferase yields the protein MKIRELGGGPADRECVAALVAACSPESLRLRFLMGGPAEPGEVFRRYERFLLAGTPALLAVRGGVPAGLLNFVAETPGEAEIAVLVADPWQRQGIGSALTRWLWASGRFRGWTVRATVRAGNAGAEALLLGQGFRPVPGYERGERDFALVVPDWAIMTDVMKEAADDPDPARADGAQRRAAGADPRRGSDRDAGRGGARRGAPGVAPALLPGR from the coding sequence ATGAAAATCCGGGAGCTGGGCGGGGGCCCGGCCGACCGGGAGTGCGTCGCCGCGCTGGTCGCGGCCTGCTCGCCGGAGAGCCTCCGGCTGCGCTTCCTGATGGGCGGCCCGGCCGAACCGGGCGAGGTCTTCCGGCGCTACGAGCGGTTCCTGCTCGCCGGGACGCCCGCGCTGCTCGCGGTTCGCGGCGGTGTGCCCGCGGGGCTGCTCAACTTCGTCGCGGAAACCCCGGGCGAAGCGGAGATCGCCGTCCTCGTCGCCGACCCGTGGCAGCGGCAGGGGATCGGCAGCGCGCTGACCCGGTGGCTGTGGGCCTCCGGGCGGTTCCGCGGCTGGACGGTGCGGGCCACGGTGCGCGCGGGCAACGCCGGCGCCGAGGCGCTGCTGCTGGGCCAGGGATTCCGCCCGGTGCCGGGGTACGAACGCGGCGAGCGGGACTTCGCGCTGGTGGTCCCGGACTGGGCTATCATGACGGACGTCATGAAGGAGGCGGCCGATGACCCGGACCCCGCGCGAGCGGATGGTGCTCAGCGCCGCGCAGCTGGTGCGGATCCACGGCGTGGGAGCGACCGGGATGCGGGACGTGGTGGCGCACGCCGAGGCGCCCCGGGGGTCGCTCCAGCACTACTTCCCGGGCGGTAA
- the rox gene encoding rifampin monooxygenase, translating into MFDVIIAGGGPTGVMLAAELRLHGVEVLVLERDAEPTKVVRALGLHARSIEVMDQRGLLERFLELGTKYPVGGFFAGIPKPPPERLDTAHAYTLGLHQPVIDRLLTEHALELGAEIRRGREVTGLSQDDDGVTVELADGTRERARFLVGCDGGRSTVRKLLGVGFPGEPSRVETLLGEVEVTASRETIDAANLEVRKTHKRFGFMPLEGGTYRVGVPAEGVAEDRRSAPTLEEVKQQLRKVAGTDFGVHSPRWLSRFGDATRQAERYRVGRVLLAGDAAHIHPPVGGQGLNLGVQDAFNLGWKLAAEIAGWAPAGLLDSYEAERHPVAADVLDNTRAQMELLAPEPGPQAVRRLVAELMDFPEVSRHLTEKIIAIGIRYDFGEGPALLGRRLRDVELKQGRLYGLMHRGRGLLLDQTGRLAVAGWADRVDHVVDVSEELEFPAVLLRPDGHVVWAGEDEAELPAVLRKWFGAPAA; encoded by the coding sequence TTGTTCGACGTGATCATCGCCGGTGGCGGGCCGACCGGCGTGATGCTGGCGGCCGAGCTCCGGCTGCACGGCGTCGAGGTGCTCGTGCTGGAACGGGACGCGGAGCCGACGAAGGTCGTCCGCGCGCTCGGCCTGCACGCGCGCAGCATCGAGGTGATGGACCAGCGCGGACTGCTGGAGCGGTTCCTCGAGCTGGGCACGAAGTACCCGGTCGGGGGATTCTTCGCCGGCATTCCGAAGCCGCCGCCGGAGCGGCTCGACACCGCGCACGCCTACACGCTCGGCCTTCACCAGCCCGTCATCGACCGCCTGCTGACCGAGCACGCGCTCGAGCTCGGCGCCGAGATCCGGCGCGGCCGGGAGGTGACCGGGCTGAGCCAGGACGACGACGGCGTCACGGTCGAACTGGCCGACGGCACCCGGGAACGCGCGCGCTTCCTCGTCGGCTGCGACGGTGGCCGCAGCACCGTGCGCAAGCTGCTCGGCGTCGGCTTCCCCGGCGAGCCCAGCCGCGTCGAGACGCTGCTGGGCGAAGTCGAGGTGACGGCATCGCGGGAGACGATCGACGCCGCGAACCTGGAAGTCCGCAAGACCCACAAGCGGTTCGGGTTCATGCCGCTGGAGGGCGGCACCTACCGGGTCGGCGTGCCCGCCGAGGGGGTCGCCGAGGACCGGCGGAGCGCGCCGACGCTGGAGGAGGTCAAGCAGCAGCTGCGGAAGGTCGCCGGGACCGACTTCGGCGTGCACTCGCCGCGCTGGCTGTCGCGGTTCGGCGACGCGACCCGGCAGGCCGAGCGCTACCGCGTGGGCCGGGTGCTGCTGGCCGGCGACGCGGCGCACATCCACCCGCCGGTCGGCGGCCAGGGGCTCAACCTCGGCGTCCAGGACGCGTTCAACCTGGGCTGGAAGCTCGCCGCCGAGATCGCCGGCTGGGCACCGGCGGGCCTGCTGGACAGCTACGAGGCCGAACGGCACCCGGTGGCCGCCGACGTGCTGGACAACACCCGCGCCCAGATGGAGCTGCTGGCGCCGGAGCCGGGACCGCAGGCGGTCCGGCGGCTGGTCGCCGAGCTGATGGACTTCCCGGAGGTCAGCAGGCACCTCACGGAGAAGATCATCGCGATCGGCATCCGCTACGACTTCGGCGAGGGGCCCGCGCTGCTGGGCCGCCGGTTGCGGGACGTCGAGCTGAAGCAGGGGCGGCTCTACGGGCTGATGCACCGCGGCCGGGGGCTGCTGCTCGACCAGACGGGACGGCTGGCGGTGGCGGGCTGGGCGGACCGCGTCGACCACGTCGTGGACGTCAGCGAAGAGCTGGAATTCCCCGCCGTGCTGCTGCGGCCCGACGGGCACGTGGTGTGGGCCGGCGAGGACGAGGCCGAGCTGCCCGCGGTGCTGCGGAAGTGGTTCGGCGCGCCCGCCGCGTGA
- the helR gene encoding RNA polymerase recycling motor ATPase HelR, which translates to MSQEYEEELRSERDYVAGLYARLDAERARVKAEYEAALGGNGVGAMERDVGVRALGRQVKRLDVVDNGLCFGRLDAVSGERSYIGRIGLFDEDDEYRPVLLDWRAPAARPFYTATGAHPEGLRRRRQFHTRGRRLLGFTDEDLGRPGGDAQGDAALLAAVNAPRGEGMRDIVATIQAEQDEIIRLDHPGVLVIEGGPGTGKTVVALHRVAYLLYTQRERMERHGALVVGPNPAFLHHIGRVLPSLGETDVVFTTTGDLVPGLHVTAEDGPEAARLKGSLTILDVLKAAVADRQRLPAEPVPIVLKDVTVRIDAETAEWARQEARDSGLPHNEARAVFTDIVTYVLTERAIGRIGKGWLSRDDKDEWESMRKGLLQDLAADEKFTATLDELWPVLTPEELLSSLYPSRDRLRAAGASPELWRADGEAWTVSDVPLLDELADLLGRDRTAEHAAERAAAAERKAQAEYAAGVFETMKLDREEMDEDVMLSAENLLYAEDLAERFVEHDTRTLVERAAADRDWTYRHVVVDEAQELSEMDWRVLMRRCAGRSFTVVGDLAQRRSAAGARSWGEMLAPYVADRWVYRSLTVNYRTPAEIMAVAAAVLAEFAPEVKAPESVRATGVRPWSRQVTADERATAIEEFVREEARRPGTSVVIGPPGVPGTVPASRTKGLEFDAVLVVEPAAILDAGAADLYVALTRATQRLGVLHQEPLPRALRGLAEVVRH; encoded by the coding sequence GTGTCTCAGGAGTACGAAGAAGAACTGCGGTCCGAACGCGACTACGTCGCCGGGCTGTACGCGCGCCTCGACGCCGAGCGCGCGCGGGTGAAGGCGGAGTACGAGGCGGCGTTGGGCGGCAACGGCGTGGGCGCCATGGAACGCGACGTCGGGGTCCGCGCGCTCGGCCGCCAGGTGAAGCGGCTGGACGTCGTGGACAACGGGCTGTGCTTCGGCCGGCTGGACGCCGTCTCGGGCGAACGGTCCTACATCGGCCGGATCGGCCTGTTCGACGAGGACGACGAGTACCGGCCGGTGCTGCTCGACTGGCGGGCACCGGCGGCGCGCCCGTTCTACACCGCGACCGGCGCGCACCCGGAGGGCCTGCGCCGACGGCGGCAGTTCCACACGCGCGGACGGCGGCTCCTCGGCTTCACCGACGAGGACCTCGGCCGTCCCGGCGGGGACGCGCAAGGGGACGCCGCGCTGCTGGCGGCCGTCAACGCGCCGCGCGGCGAAGGGATGCGCGACATCGTCGCGACCATCCAGGCCGAGCAGGACGAGATCATCCGGCTCGACCACCCGGGCGTGCTCGTCATCGAAGGCGGTCCGGGCACCGGGAAGACCGTCGTGGCGCTGCACCGCGTCGCGTACCTGCTCTACACCCAGCGGGAGCGGATGGAACGCCACGGCGCGCTGGTGGTCGGCCCCAACCCGGCGTTCCTGCACCACATCGGGCGCGTGCTGCCGTCGCTGGGCGAGACCGACGTCGTCTTCACCACCACCGGCGACCTCGTGCCCGGCCTGCACGTCACCGCCGAGGACGGGCCGGAAGCCGCGCGGCTCAAGGGATCGCTGACGATCCTCGACGTGCTGAAGGCGGCGGTCGCCGACCGGCAGCGGCTGCCCGCCGAGCCGGTGCCGATCGTGCTGAAGGACGTCACCGTGCGGATCGACGCCGAGACCGCGGAGTGGGCCCGGCAGGAGGCGCGCGACAGCGGACTGCCGCACAACGAAGCCCGGGCGGTGTTCACCGACATCGTCACGTACGTGCTCACCGAGCGGGCGATCGGGCGGATCGGCAAGGGCTGGCTGAGCCGCGACGACAAGGACGAGTGGGAAAGCATGCGGAAGGGCCTGCTGCAGGACCTCGCCGCCGACGAGAAGTTCACCGCGACGCTCGACGAGCTCTGGCCGGTCCTGACGCCGGAAGAACTGCTGTCGTCGCTGTACCCGTCTCGCGACCGGCTGCGGGCGGCCGGGGCGTCGCCGGAGCTGTGGCGAGCCGACGGCGAGGCCTGGACGGTCTCGGACGTGCCCCTGCTCGACGAGCTGGCCGACCTGCTGGGCCGCGACAGGACGGCGGAGCACGCCGCCGAGCGGGCGGCGGCCGCGGAACGGAAGGCTCAGGCCGAGTACGCCGCCGGGGTCTTCGAGACGATGAAGCTGGACCGGGAGGAGATGGACGAGGACGTCATGCTCTCGGCGGAAAACCTGCTCTACGCCGAGGATCTGGCCGAGCGGTTCGTCGAGCACGACACGCGCACGCTCGTCGAGCGCGCCGCCGCCGACCGGGACTGGACCTACCGGCACGTCGTCGTCGACGAGGCACAGGAACTGTCCGAAATGGACTGGCGGGTGCTGATGCGGCGCTGTGCCGGCCGGTCGTTCACGGTGGTGGGCGACCTCGCCCAGCGCCGGTCGGCGGCCGGGGCCCGGTCGTGGGGCGAAATGCTCGCGCCGTACGTGGCCGATCGCTGGGTCTACCGGTCGCTGACGGTCAACTACCGCACGCCGGCGGAGATCATGGCCGTCGCCGCGGCGGTGCTCGCGGAGTTCGCGCCCGAGGTCAAGGCACCGGAATCGGTCCGCGCGACCGGGGTCCGGCCGTGGTCGCGGCAGGTCACCGCGGACGAGCGGGCCACGGCGATCGAGGAGTTCGTGCGGGAGGAGGCGCGGCGCCCGGGCACCAGTGTGGTGATCGGGCCGCCGGGGGTGCCGGGCACGGTGCCGGCGTCCCGCACGAAGGGCCTGGAGTTCGACGCGGTCCTCGTGGTCGAGCCCGCGGCGATCCTCGACGCCGGCGCGGCCGACCTCTACGTGGCCCTCACCCGGGCGACCCAGCGGCTCGGCGTGCTGCACCAAGAGCCGCTGCCGCGGGCGTTGCGCGGGCTCGCGGAGGTCGTCCGGCACTAG
- a CDS encoding ectoine synthase, with amino-acid sequence MIIHSLGEVLGTGREVRGPGWTSRRLLLAEDRAGFSMNDTVLPAGAELELWYANHVEAVYVLEGRGEVADHETGEVHRLEPGVLYLAAHERHTLRAHTQFRAVCVFTPPLTGGEVHDENGAFPLPSEPDR; translated from the coding sequence ATGATCATCCATTCACTGGGCGAGGTCCTCGGCACCGGACGCGAAGTGCGCGGGCCGGGGTGGACCAGCCGCCGCCTGCTGCTGGCCGAGGATCGGGCCGGCTTCTCGATGAACGACACGGTGTTGCCCGCGGGAGCCGAGCTGGAGCTGTGGTACGCCAACCACGTCGAAGCCGTCTACGTCCTCGAAGGCCGGGGTGAGGTGGCCGACCACGAGACGGGCGAGGTGCACCGCCTCGAGCCCGGCGTGCTGTACCTCGCCGCGCACGAGCGGCACACCCTCCGGGCCCACACGCAGTTCCGCGCGGTCTGCGTGTTCACCCCGCCGCTCACCGGCGGCGAGGTGCACGACGAAAACGGCGCCTTCCCGCTACCGAGCGAACCCGACCGCTGA
- a CDS encoding helix-turn-helix domain-containing protein: protein MRAHTVSVLAFDGMAPFELGSVVEVFGQPRPELGVPWYDLRVCSWQREPMRALGGFTMTAENGLDVFAAADTVVVVAVPDVRGEVPPGVVAALRDAHGRGARIVSICSGVFALAAAGLLDGREATTHWQYAELLQRRYPRVRVNHDVLYVDGGDVLTGAGNAAGLDLCLHLVRKDHGARVANAVARHLVVPPHREAGQAQVVAEAVGGQADGEDAVARAMTWALDHLAEPLAVADLARVACLAPRTFIRHFHRRTGTSPLRWVVAQRIRASLPLLEHSSMSIEQIGAVVGMDRPVTFRHHFTRTMKTSPSAYRRAFRTPA from the coding sequence ATGCGTGCCCACACCGTCTCGGTGCTGGCCTTCGACGGGATGGCGCCGTTCGAGCTCGGCTCGGTGGTCGAGGTCTTCGGGCAGCCCCGGCCCGAGCTCGGCGTCCCCTGGTACGACCTGCGGGTCTGCTCGTGGCAGCGCGAGCCGATGCGGGCGCTCGGGGGCTTCACGATGACCGCCGAAAACGGCTTGGACGTCTTCGCCGCGGCCGACACCGTGGTGGTCGTCGCGGTGCCGGACGTCCGGGGCGAGGTGCCGCCCGGTGTCGTCGCCGCGCTACGGGACGCGCACGGGCGCGGCGCCCGGATCGTGTCGATCTGCTCGGGCGTGTTCGCGCTCGCCGCGGCCGGGCTGCTGGACGGCCGCGAGGCGACCACCCACTGGCAGTACGCGGAGCTGCTGCAGCGGCGCTACCCGCGGGTCCGCGTGAACCACGACGTGCTGTACGTCGACGGCGGCGACGTGCTCACCGGCGCGGGCAACGCCGCCGGGCTGGACCTGTGCCTCCACCTGGTGCGCAAGGACCACGGCGCCCGCGTGGCCAACGCGGTGGCCCGGCACCTGGTCGTCCCGCCGCACCGGGAAGCCGGCCAGGCCCAGGTCGTGGCCGAAGCGGTGGGCGGGCAGGCGGACGGCGAAGACGCGGTCGCCCGCGCGATGACCTGGGCGCTGGACCACCTCGCGGAGCCGCTCGCCGTGGCCGACCTGGCGCGCGTGGCCTGCCTGGCGCCCCGCACGTTCATCCGGCACTTCCACCGGCGGACCGGGACCAGCCCGCTGCGCTGGGTCGTCGCCCAGCGGATCCGGGCCAGCCTGCCGCTGCTGGAGCACAGCTCGATGTCGATCGAGCAGATCGGCGCGGTGGTCGGCATGGACCGCCCGGTGACGTTCCGGCACCACTTCACGCGCACCATGAAGACCTCGCCCTCGGCCTACCGGCGCGCCTTCCGCACCCCCGCCTGA
- a CDS encoding DUF5655 domain-containing protein, whose translation MATRWTCPRCDREFARAGQSHTCVPGGTVDDTFAGKPPWQREVYDAVIGHLRTLGDVHEDAVKVGVFLKRDRKLAELRPRSRDVLVYLWLPHPVETARIAPAGWTSGPRVGHRLSLRSVSDVDEEVREWLTIAFDHS comes from the coding sequence ATGGCGACCCGCTGGACGTGCCCGCGCTGCGACCGCGAGTTCGCGCGTGCCGGCCAGAGCCACACGTGCGTGCCGGGCGGCACGGTCGACGACACGTTCGCCGGGAAGCCGCCGTGGCAGCGCGAGGTCTACGACGCCGTCATCGGGCACCTGCGCACCCTCGGCGACGTCCACGAGGACGCCGTCAAGGTCGGGGTGTTCCTGAAACGGGACCGGAAGCTGGCGGAGCTGCGGCCGCGGTCCCGCGACGTACTGGTGTACCTGTGGCTGCCACACCCGGTCGAGACGGCCCGCATCGCCCCCGCCGGCTGGACGAGCGGTCCGCGGGTGGGGCACAGGCTGAGCCTGCGCTCGGTGTCCGATGTGGACGAAGAAGTCCGCGAGTGGCTGACGATCGCCTTCGACCACTCCTGA